Genomic DNA from Arthrobacter sp. B1I2:
ATGAATTGGCCCCTCAGCCGCGACAACAACACGAATGGCATCTCGGACGGCCGCGATCGAACGTCGTGAGTGCAGGCTGTCAAGAACGTCCGTGGTTCCGAAAGCCTGCACTGTCCACGGATGGTACCTAGCAACTTCGGAGGTACCAGGCACCGACGACGACAGCCCTGCTGGCTTCCGAATCTCCTCAAACAGCGGCAGTGTTCCGATCGGGTCAGTGGCAATTCCAGCGGGCTCCTCAACAGCCTCACCACTAGCAAATCCTGGAAGGCTGACCTCGCGGGGAGCCGGATCAACGACAGCCTCTACCGAAACGTCATCGGCAGCTTCCCGCAGAGACAGTTCCAGCCGATCGAGTACGGCCTCACTGTCCGCCAGCCACGCCGGCAGCCATACCCGCTCCACTGAAGGCCACCGCATCATCCGCGTCAGGACATCCCGGGGCAGCCCGTCCCGGTCGCCCGCGGTCCGGCGCGCAGCCCAGGCCGGACCGTCCAGCAAGATGGCCATCAGCTGGCGGGACGGGTCTTCCGCCAGCGCAACGCTCAAATCCACCTTGAAATCGGACAATCCCACATCCGAGACAACCACGAACCCGCGGTCCCGCAGCGCGTCAGCTATCTCTTCCCGATGCAGGTCGACACTGGCGGCGCGGCGCCCGTCATAAGGCAGTGCAGTGGTGCCCTGCTCGGCCAGATCAAGGTAGGACCGCAGGTGCTTGATGCCAACGGAGCTGGTCTCCTCGGAGCGCAGGTCGGCCGGGTTGAAGCTGGAGAAAACAATAACCTGGCGGCGTGCACGGGTGACGGCAACGTTGAGGCGCCGTTCCCCACCAGACCGGTTCAAGGGTCCAAAGTTCAGCGGCAGATATCCCTTGTCATTCTTGCTGAACCCGGTGGAGAACAGGATGACGTCCCGCTCATCACCCTGAACGTTCTCAAGGTTCTTGACGAACAGCCCTTCAGAGTCGTCGTCAAGAGCAGCGACAATGCGCGGCTCCTCCGTGTCACGCAGCAGACCTTCGATCAGTGCACGTTGCTGCAGGTTGAACGTCACCACACCGATGGAGGGAGTCCCGGCGGGATCAGCATCAAACCTGCGGCGGATCTCGGCGACCACCGCCGCAGCCTCCACAGGATTGGTACGGAGGACCTTGGATGGTCCCGAGCGGTGGAACTGGCCATCAACCCGGACAAAGTTCACGCCGTGTCCGCGGACACCCGCGTTTGCAGCGCCGTGGGACGGGCCAGGGAACGACGAAAGCTTGCTGTCGTAGTACTGCTGGTTACTGAAGGCGATCAGGGATTCGTCCTGGCTCCGGTAGTGCCAGGACAGCCACTGCCGCGGAACCCGCGCTTCCACGCACTCGGAAAGAATCGACTCCATGTCCTCCACCACGGAGATCTCGGCGTCCCCGTCGCTGCCGGCGTCGGAGGAAATCTCCGCGAACGACGTCGGCGGCATCTGTTTGCTGTCACCCACCACCACCACTGAAGCACCGCGGCCCATGGCCCCCACCGCGTCGGCCACTCGGATCTGTGAGGCTTCGTCGAACACAACGATGTCGAACAGACCGGCCTTGGCAGGGAAGAACCGCGCCACCGAATCCGGGCTGACCAGGGTGCAGGGCATGATCCCCGTGATGAGGTCTGCGTAGTGTTCCATCAGTTTGCGGACGGACATGCCACCCCGCTGCCTGGTCAGCTGCCGTTGCAGCTCGCCCATGCGTCCGGAGGTCGACGACGACGAGACCGTCCGGGAACGCAGGACCCCGGCGGCGAGGTTGGTTTTGAGCAGCTCGCGTACGGTTTCGGCGCGCGTGGTGAACCGCTCGATGGTGCGCTCGTGCACCGCGGCATCAAAGTCGGCCAACCCGGTAGCGATGCGGCGTTCGGCCAGTGACCCTTCAGCCAAACCGCGTTCAAAGGCTGCTGCGGCGTCATCGGCCTCCAGCTCGCCGTCGAGGATGGCAATACGCGCGTCCACCAGCCCGGCAGCGCGCAGCGGCTCGACATGGCGGACCAGCTCGAGCCACCGCGTCAGCGGCACGGACCCCGCCGCGTCCAGTCGCCGCGCCACGGACGTTTCCCACCAGCGGGCCAGGAAGCCTCGCTCACCCGTCCACTTACGCAGGTCAGCGGAACCCACACCCTGGATCTGAAGGAATTCTTCCCAGGCCTGGGAAAGCTCCCGCAGCCAGCCAACAACGTTCTGGTGGACGTCCGGGGCGTCCTTCAGGAACTTCCGGAGCTCGCTCTGGAAGCTCACGACGGCGGCCTCCGGAGACGGCTGCACCGCTTGGGCGGCCCAGCGCAGCCAGGAAATGCGGTGCCGCAGGTCGGCTTGGGCGTCCGGCGTCAGCGGGTTCCATTGCTGATCAGTAGGAAGCCCCGGCAACGAGCCCCGCGTTGTCCGCAGGCCGGAGACCTCGTGCTGGACGGCCACCAGTTTCTCCAGCAGCGGCAACAGCTCCTTGTGGCGGACTTCAGCTCCAGAAACAAGCACGGGGTACAGTTCGGCGGCCACTGCCAGCAACCGCTTCTTGCGTCCCCAGAAGCCGGAAGCTGCGGCCTGCTGCGCGCGGCCGAGGATTTCCGGCAGAGGAAGATCCATAGCCTCCGGCGCCACCTGCTCAAGGCCCGGATGCTGGACGGATGCAAAGGCCGTCACCAGTTTCTCCAACTGTTCAGCGTTAACTGACCAGTCGCCGGAGCGGACCACATCCAGGGTCCCCAACGGAACGTTCCGGTCCTGCAGCAGTGCCCCGAGAGTATCGAGGTCGGCCGGCGTCTGCGCTGCGTCCAAAACCGACGGAAGTCCGGGGGTTGGCCGCAAGGCGTTCAGGGCCTCGTTGAGGCGACGTCCCAGAGTCAGCAGCTGCTGTTCCTGCTGCTCGCCACCGGCAACAGTGGCAAACCGCCATGGGTGGTCGGGCCCAGGACGGACGGGGTCGGTGAACTCCGGAAGTTCCCGGAACACCTGCCGGATGGAGGCGAGCGCGGAGTCATTCAAGGACGCTGTCAGTTCCGGGCTGAGCGGAACTGTCGCGTGATCAGGTTCATAGGTCAGAGCCTTGGTCCGCGCGCTGTAGAGGGAAAGCTGCGCGCCATTCTCTTCATGGACGTTGTTGGCATATCGGACCAGTCCACGCCGGGCTGCGGCAAGATCGGTGGAGGCAGTCTCAAGCTGCTGCTTATTCGCAGACAGGCTCAGCTCCAGGACGTGTTTGATCTGTGCCCTGACCACCGCCGGCTTGCTGCCCTTGTCATGCAGGTCAAGGGAGAACGGCCCCATCCCGACGTCGTCGAGCCGCCTCTGGACAACGTCGAGTGCTGCCCGCTTCTCCGCAACGAACAAAACCCGCTTCCCGTCAGCAATGGCGCGGGTCAGGAGGTTGGTGATGGTCTGTGACTTTCCGGTGCCCGGAGGGCCTTCCAGGACGAACGTCTGGCCGGCGACTGCAGACGCGACTGCCTCCAACTGCGACGAGTCCGCTGGTATTGGACACTGGGCAGCTAAGGCGTCCAGGTCGACGTCGGACGTGACGGGAACGCTGTCTGAATAGAGTTCCGTGGGGGTGCTGATCAGGTGGTTGACCAGGCT
This window encodes:
- a CDS encoding DUF3320 domain-containing protein; this translates as MFAIAQAMSARDIRYSMPPASWGLEGQQVRTPTQVLDDRLGTCLDTTLVLAAALEFCGIRPLLWLVDGHAFLGYWREEGSLSTAASDDVPELVSLVQRGFIGLVETTLLTGSQPISAAALRSSPLNRYVESGNDEINAVTDIRRARLDGIYPLPARTTSDAGTHTVVNYVPETKTVPALPKKAASSGGTARTTTDVPPRVVQWKNALLDLSLRNRLINFTDTARFPLAVPTAWMGAFEDLISKGTSVSLLPANQISAVHQERGVRFGRDLPQDELADLLDSKKSVFAEVSEDGYNAKMRGLAYKAKTQLEETGANNLYLAIGSLMWELDGRALRSPLVLVPVKLTSAGKNGLYRVTLDETGQSTPNYCLLEKLAQSHDLRIPGLAEPEEDGSGIDLDTAFAAVRAAVSAKGLHFRVENTVDLSMLQFAKFRLWKDLDENWKEFTANSLVNHLISTPTELYSDSVPVTSDVDLDALAAQCPIPADSSQLEAVASAVAGQTFVLEGPPGTGKSQTITNLLTRAIADGKRVLFVAEKRAALDVVQRRLDDVGMGPFSLDLHDKGSKPAVVRAQIKHVLELSLSANKQQLETASTDLAAARRGLVRYANNVHEENGAQLSLYSARTKALTYEPDHATVPLSPELTASLNDSALASIRQVFRELPEFTDPVRPGPDHPWRFATVAGGEQQEQQLLTLGRRLNEALNALRPTPGLPSVLDAAQTPADLDTLGALLQDRNVPLGTLDVVRSGDWSVNAEQLEKLVTAFASVQHPGLEQVAPEAMDLPLPEILGRAQQAAASGFWGRKKRLLAVAAELYPVLVSGAEVRHKELLPLLEKLVAVQHEVSGLRTTRGSLPGLPTDQQWNPLTPDAQADLRHRISWLRWAAQAVQPSPEAAVVSFQSELRKFLKDAPDVHQNVVGWLRELSQAWEEFLQIQGVGSADLRKWTGERGFLARWWETSVARRLDAAGSVPLTRWLELVRHVEPLRAAGLVDARIAILDGELEADDAAAAFERGLAEGSLAERRIATGLADFDAAVHERTIERFTTRAETVRELLKTNLAAGVLRSRTVSSSSTSGRMGELQRQLTRQRGGMSVRKLMEHYADLITGIMPCTLVSPDSVARFFPAKAGLFDIVVFDEASQIRVADAVGAMGRGASVVVVGDSKQMPPTSFAEISSDAGSDGDAEISVVEDMESILSECVEARVPRQWLSWHYRSQDESLIAFSNQQYYDSKLSSFPGPSHGAANAGVRGHGVNFVRVDGQFHRSGPSKVLRTNPVEAAAVVAEIRRRFDADPAGTPSIGVVTFNLQQRALIEGLLRDTEEPRIVAALDDDSEGLFVKNLENVQGDERDVILFSTGFSKNDKGYLPLNFGPLNRSGGERRLNVAVTRARRQVIVFSSFNPADLRSEETSSVGIKHLRSYLDLAEQGTTALPYDGRRAASVDLHREEIADALRDRGFVVVSDVGLSDFKVDLSVALAEDPSRQLMAILLDGPAWAARRTAGDRDGLPRDVLTRMMRWPSVERVWLPAWLADSEAVLDRLELSLREAADDVSVEAVVDPAPREVSLPGFASGEAVEEPAGIATDPIGTLPLFEEIRKPAGLSSSVPGTSEVARYHPWTVQAFGTTDVLDSLHSRRSIAAVRDAIRVVVAAEGPIHQDRLARLVCAAFGLNKVNGPRADSVLRLVEPSTHVIDDDGFVWDATVDRRAWSIFRSNDADIVRKPEHISVVELRNAMVDIVSATGGIGVSELHRETIQTFGGKRRTAGITARLNEGLQHGVDTGHLELRGDTVRLATSFQP